The following coding sequences are from one Sphingobium sp. Cam5-1 window:
- a CDS encoding SIMPL domain-containing protein yields the protein MRWFAFLVAVTGATSAVQAQLPAASPVLTPEETLLVVSGEGQSRRIPDVALFSAGVVTQGKTGGEALGANATRMNDVVNALKRAGIADRDIQTSALSLQPQYSNPEQEAQIRARMTREPYIAPAQPQAPRIIGYEARNNVQVRVRKLGEMGRIIDTLVQAGANQVDGPSFTLDEPKGALDEARTEAVREARSRAELYARAAGLRISRILSISEGGGYYPQPIVVTGRMAGAPPAPPPPPSPVAPGELMLGATVSIQFALRP from the coding sequence ATGAGATGGTTCGCTTTCCTGGTCGCGGTGACCGGCGCAACATCCGCCGTGCAGGCTCAGCTGCCCGCGGCCAGCCCGGTCCTGACGCCCGAGGAAACCTTGTTGGTCGTCAGTGGAGAAGGGCAAAGCCGCCGTATCCCTGATGTGGCGCTGTTTTCGGCGGGCGTCGTCACCCAAGGCAAGACGGGAGGAGAGGCGCTAGGCGCCAATGCGACCCGCATGAACGATGTCGTAAACGCCCTAAAACGCGCCGGTATCGCGGACCGCGACATTCAGACATCGGCGCTCTCACTACAGCCGCAATATTCCAATCCCGAGCAGGAGGCCCAGATCCGGGCAAGAATGACGCGCGAGCCCTATATCGCACCGGCCCAGCCCCAGGCGCCCCGGATCATCGGTTATGAGGCCCGCAACAATGTGCAAGTGCGGGTCCGGAAACTGGGGGAGATGGGGCGCATCATCGACACTTTGGTCCAGGCTGGCGCCAACCAGGTGGACGGTCCCTCCTTCACGCTGGATGAACCCAAGGGCGCGCTCGACGAAGCCCGGACAGAGGCGGTGCGCGAAGCGCGATCCCGCGCCGAGCTGTATGCGCGGGCAGCCGGCCTGCGCATATCCCGCATCCTTTCGATCAGCGAAGGAGGCGGCTATTATCCCCAGCCGATCGTCGTCACCGGGCGCATGGCGGGAGCACCGCCCGCTCCCCCGCCGCCGCCAAGCCCCGTCGCGCCGGGCGAGCTGATGCTCGGCGCGACCGTCTCCATCCAGTTTGCGCTTCGGCCATAG
- a CDS encoding NAD(P)/FAD-dependent oxidoreductase produces MAEELDCLIIGAGPAGLTAAIYLTRFHLKIGIIDAGHSRAALIPRTRNHAGYPGGISGKELLARMREQAAGFGGQVTNMLVEKLSKDGSLFVASIGEEQRTARTILLATGVVNNRPPIAPEIHDVALERGLLRYCPICDGYEVTDRKIAVIGTKGHGLEEALFLRMYSADVTLIAPDGEHALTGEQRGRLEEAGVKMCDGPCEPLCIDGDQIIVPTPQGPVAYDSVYPALGSVTRSELAMMLGADGTEDGCLIVDEHQRTSVPGLYAAGDVAKGLDQISHAMGEGGVAATTIRNDLAKTRGLLR; encoded by the coding sequence ATGGCCGAGGAGTTGGACTGTCTTATAATAGGTGCTGGCCCCGCGGGGCTCACGGCCGCGATCTACCTGACGCGGTTTCACCTGAAAATCGGCATCATCGATGCGGGGCATAGTCGTGCTGCCCTGATTCCTCGCACCCGCAATCACGCCGGCTATCCGGGTGGCATTTCTGGCAAGGAGCTGCTGGCGCGCATGCGTGAACAGGCGGCGGGATTTGGCGGCCAGGTCACCAACATGTTGGTTGAGAAGCTGTCCAAGGATGGCAGTCTGTTCGTCGCCTCCATAGGGGAGGAACAGCGAACCGCGCGCACCATCCTGCTGGCCACCGGGGTCGTCAACAATCGGCCACCGATTGCGCCAGAAATCCACGATGTTGCTCTCGAACGGGGACTGCTGCGCTACTGCCCGATTTGCGACGGCTATGAGGTGACCGATCGCAAGATCGCAGTCATCGGTACAAAAGGGCACGGGCTGGAAGAGGCGCTGTTCCTGCGGATGTATAGTGCTGACGTCACATTGATCGCGCCCGACGGCGAACACGCCCTGACCGGCGAGCAGCGTGGTCGGCTTGAAGAGGCTGGCGTGAAGATGTGTGATGGTCCGTGTGAACCGCTTTGCATAGACGGTGACCAGATCATCGTTCCGACGCCGCAGGGCCCAGTCGCCTATGACAGCGTTTATCCGGCTCTAGGTTCGGTGACCCGATCGGAGCTGGCGATGATGCTGGGAGCAGATGGCACAGAAGACGGCTGCCTAATCGTCGACGAGCACCAGCGCACGAGCGTCCCGGGCCTATACGCTGCGGGCGATGTTGCGAAGGGCCTGGATCAGATCAGCCATGCCATGGGTGAGGGTGGGGTGGCCGCCACGACCATAAGGAATGATCTGGCGAAAACACGTGGGCTGCTGCGCTAG
- a CDS encoding spermidine synthase, which translates to MTMLAPQDDRTAIPVELVDTAQLPDGGELLLWRRGDDYSIRFGEDELMGNQVRHSEEALATLVCERLSQRDARILIGGLGMGFTLGAALSSLSPAAEVVVAELVPEIVKWARGPLAHLFQDHLLDARLSLEMADVHDVIVRQEAAFDAILLDVDNGPDGMIHLPNERLYCDWGLRSARDALRAGGILAIWSAYTDDHFVDRLEKAGFDVEEVSIPALAGEEHVIHTIWLASKGG; encoded by the coding sequence ATGACCATGCTAGCGCCACAGGATGACCGGACGGCAATCCCGGTAGAGCTGGTTGACACCGCACAACTTCCAGACGGAGGTGAATTGCTCCTGTGGCGTCGAGGAGACGATTATTCGATCCGGTTCGGCGAAGACGAGCTGATGGGCAATCAGGTTCGCCATTCGGAAGAAGCTCTGGCGACACTGGTATGCGAACGGCTGTCTCAAAGGGACGCGCGCATCCTCATCGGCGGGCTGGGCATGGGCTTCACGCTGGGGGCGGCGCTCTCCTCGCTTTCACCGGCTGCTGAGGTCGTCGTCGCCGAACTTGTGCCTGAGATCGTCAAATGGGCAAGGGGGCCGCTCGCGCATCTGTTTCAGGACCATCTCCTCGATGCCCGCCTGTCACTTGAGATGGCAGATGTCCATGATGTGATCGTCAGGCAGGAGGCCGCATTCGATGCCATTCTTCTGGACGTCGATAATGGTCCTGACGGGATGATCCACCTTCCCAACGAACGGCTTTACTGCGACTGGGGATTGCGTTCGGCGCGTGACGCGCTGAGGGCCGGTGGCATTCTCGCCATATGGTCGGCCTACACGGATGATCACTTTGTCGATCGCCTGGAGAAAGCCGGTTTCGATGTGGAAGAGGTGAGCATCCCCGCCCTGGCCGGCGAGGAACATGTAATTCACACGATCTGGCTTGCATCCAAGGGCGGTTGA
- a CDS encoding cold-shock protein, with the protein MIIGTVKFFNADKGYGFIAPESGGGDAFVHITAVERAGMRTLEKDQRVSYTLETDQRGKASATNLQPA; encoded by the coding sequence ATGATCATCGGAACAGTCAAATTCTTCAATGCCGACAAAGGCTATGGCTTCATCGCGCCGGAAAGCGGCGGCGGCGACGCCTTCGTGCACATAACCGCGGTTGAACGCGCGGGCATGCGTACGCTCGAGAAGGATCAGCGCGTGTCTTACACGCTGGAAACGGATCAGCGCGGCAAGGCATCGGCAACCAACCTTCAGCCTGCCTGA
- a CDS encoding DUF6481 family protein, with protein MKRYKEPHFQERIAAAASARTEVLERLRTKVPVVRAVTLDQAERRLAKEAAAREKRQQALLAAKEQKAARRAQANEMAAAKAPNQKPELSEAERKSARDARYLARKKRLSS; from the coding sequence ATGAAAAGATATAAGGAACCGCACTTCCAGGAGCGCATAGCCGCTGCGGCCAGCGCCCGGACAGAGGTTCTCGAACGACTACGGACGAAAGTGCCCGTGGTTCGGGCCGTTACCCTCGACCAAGCAGAACGCCGTCTGGCAAAGGAAGCTGCGGCAAGGGAGAAGCGCCAGCAGGCTCTGCTCGCGGCGAAAGAACAAAAAGCTGCCAGACGTGCGCAGGCCAACGAAATGGCCGCGGCGAAGGCGCCCAATCAAAAGCCGGAACTCAGTGAGGCTGAACGCAAGTCAGCCCGTGATGCGCGATATCTCGCGCGCAAGAAGCGGCTATCGTCTTGA
- a CDS encoding META domain-containing protein, with the protein MTRRSCLAILLSVAGCTSPVTAPVPQRSSNAPVAAGAEDDGTYLRRIDPLGGQWRVERLGQQDFTRFSGSVNFSGGGFLNHGAGCGGGFPAFYRIEENRISITRLEKVQVGKCGSTATPARTLAADSERRLASFLDGVVSWSRPDERTLLLTGSRSETALLTRPVEPHPEIAGRWLIESIGGKALVTERRPPTLSISMNSIGAHADCNSMGGTFTVPSPGRIVVTGPFVSTLIGCSADDAAEDALMTAAISGATAFHIQDDRLIFTGGRGMVVRRPPPPDRRLAGEYAACGDTLLGAYHEGPITVVIDSNTMVDNAGCSVHYTTNGPRISLTLQNQSACASKAPLFVPGQPVAVGGAISPLATVRPDGFGFDEQGRLILRTNRGLLKMCRKGSPLPMGG; encoded by the coding sequence ATGACGCGTCGATCATGCCTGGCCATCCTGCTAAGCGTCGCGGGCTGCACCTCACCCGTGACAGCGCCTGTGCCTCAGCGATCGTCTAACGCACCCGTCGCAGCAGGCGCAGAGGACGACGGCACCTATCTGAGGCGCATCGACCCGCTGGGCGGCCAGTGGCGTGTCGAACGGCTGGGGCAGCAAGACTTCACCCGGTTCAGCGGCTCGGTGAATTTCAGCGGCGGCGGATTCCTAAATCATGGCGCCGGCTGCGGCGGCGGATTTCCAGCATTTTACCGGATAGAGGAAAACCGCATTTCGATAACCCGGCTGGAGAAGGTGCAGGTCGGGAAGTGCGGATCCACCGCCACGCCAGCGCGCACCCTCGCTGCCGATAGTGAGCGTCGCCTCGCCTCATTCCTTGACGGGGTGGTCAGTTGGAGCCGCCCTGACGAACGCACGCTGCTTTTGACGGGCAGCCGCAGCGAAACCGCGCTACTCACGCGCCCGGTTGAGCCACATCCTGAGATCGCGGGACGATGGCTGATCGAAAGCATCGGCGGCAAGGCACTGGTCACGGAACGGCGGCCGCCGACACTGTCGATCTCAATGAACTCCATCGGTGCACACGCGGACTGCAACTCGATGGGAGGGACGTTCACCGTGCCGTCGCCAGGGCGGATCGTGGTGACCGGCCCCTTCGTCTCTACCTTGATTGGATGCTCAGCTGACGACGCTGCGGAAGACGCGCTCATGACTGCCGCTATCAGCGGCGCCACCGCGTTTCACATCCAGGATGACAGGCTCATATTCACCGGAGGCAGAGGCATGGTGGTCCGCCGCCCCCCGCCTCCCGACCGCAGGCTTGCAGGCGAATATGCCGCCTGTGGCGACACTCTGCTGGGCGCCTATCATGAAGGGCCAATCACCGTAGTAATCGACAGCAACACGATGGTCGATAATGCGGGCTGTTCCGTACACTACACCACCAATGGCCCGCGGATTTCGCTCACATTGCAGAACCAATCGGCTTGCGCCTCTAAAGCACCTCTTTTTGTACCGGGGCAGCCAGTGGCCGTTGGCGGCGCGATTTCACCCCTGGCGACGGTGCGCCCTGACGGCTTTGGATTTGATGAGCAGGGTCGACTGATACTGAGGACGAACCGAGGTCTGCTGAAAATGTGCCGCAAAGGGTCCCCGCTCCCGATGGGCGGCTGA
- the araD1 gene encoding AraD1 family protein, with amino-acid sequence MIRSLIQYADDAGRGVAALDAQGDAHQLVGVSSIRDLALDAIERRKTLLERANALRGSRISLQGVRLLAPIDHPDPAHLLISGTGLTHLGSAEGRDKMHKAAAAGYATDSMRMFLMGEEGGKPGDGQEGVQPEWFYKGDGSILVSPDAPLAMPHFAGDGGEEPEIAGIYLNGPDGTPFRLGFSLGNEFSDHVTERVNYLWLAHSKLRQAALGPELLLGDLPADVRGVSRILRDGETLWERPFLSGEANMSHSIHNLEHHHFKYAQFRRPGDVHVHFFGTATLSFTDKVQTKVGDLFEVAADCFSLPVRNPLVRAADQGIARVKPL; translated from the coding sequence ATGATTCGTTCACTCATACAATATGCCGATGACGCCGGACGTGGCGTCGCCGCACTGGACGCACAGGGCGACGCTCACCAGCTGGTGGGGGTCTCATCCATTCGCGACCTCGCTCTCGACGCTATCGAACGGCGCAAGACGCTGCTGGAGCGGGCCAATGCGTTGCGTGGGAGCCGAATTTCGCTGCAAGGCGTCAGACTTCTGGCCCCGATCGACCACCCGGATCCAGCGCATCTGCTGATCAGCGGGACTGGTCTCACCCATCTTGGTTCCGCCGAAGGCCGCGACAAAATGCACAAAGCGGCTGCCGCAGGGTATGCCACCGACAGCATGCGCATGTTCCTGATGGGCGAAGAGGGCGGCAAGCCCGGTGACGGCCAGGAAGGAGTGCAGCCGGAATGGTTCTACAAGGGCGACGGATCGATCCTCGTATCGCCGGACGCTCCGCTCGCCATGCCGCACTTCGCCGGTGATGGAGGCGAAGAGCCTGAGATTGCAGGCATCTATTTGAACGGCCCGGACGGCACGCCCTTTCGTCTCGGCTTTTCCCTCGGCAATGAATTTTCAGATCATGTGACCGAAAGGGTCAATTATCTATGGCTCGCGCATAGCAAGCTACGGCAGGCGGCCTTGGGACCGGAATTGCTGCTGGGCGACTTGCCTGCCGATGTTCGTGGCGTCAGCCGCATCTTGCGAGACGGCGAAACCCTGTGGGAACGGCCATTCCTGTCCGGTGAAGCCAACATGTCGCACAGCATCCACAATCTTGAACATCACCATTTCAAATATGCGCAGTTCCGGCGGCCCGGCGACGTGCATGTGCATTTCTTCGGTACAGCCACCCTCTCCTTCACCGACAAGGTGCAGACGAAGGTCGGAGACTTGTTCGAAGTGGCTGCCGACTGTTTCAGCTTGCCGGTCCGCAATCCTTTGGTCCGGGCAGCGGACCAAGGGATTGCAAGGGTGAAGCCGCTGTAG
- a CDS encoding DUF72 domain-containing protein, whose product MQTINIGTAGWSISRASAEAFSSVGSGLDRYASRLKVVEINSSFHRSHRPSTWARWRESSPADFRFSVKLPKRITHELKLVDCAAALDQFLAQAHILEEKLAVLLVQLPPKLEFAAETAHRFFSDLKSRSPALVACEPRHPSWFLSEAEALLEQHEIARVAADPAICRAAARPGGWIGLRYWRLHGSPVMYRSSYGDRVSSYADRLLAHAEADGQTWCIFDNTASPAAISDALALSNAVEKIARASRGGSV is encoded by the coding sequence ATGCAGACAATCAATATCGGCACGGCGGGATGGAGCATATCCCGCGCGTCGGCGGAAGCATTTTCGAGCGTGGGTTCCGGCCTGGATCGATATGCTTCCCGGTTGAAGGTCGTGGAGATCAACAGTTCTTTCCACCGCTCCCACCGGCCTTCAACGTGGGCGCGCTGGCGCGAGAGCTCGCCCGCAGATTTTCGTTTCTCGGTCAAACTGCCGAAGCGCATTACGCACGAACTCAAGCTTGTGGATTGTGCTGCTGCCCTCGACCAGTTTCTGGCACAGGCTCACATCTTGGAGGAAAAGCTGGCAGTGCTCCTTGTTCAGTTACCGCCCAAGCTCGAATTCGCCGCCGAGACCGCACACCGCTTCTTCAGCGACTTGAAGTCCAGAAGCCCGGCACTGGTTGCCTGCGAGCCGCGCCACCCAAGCTGGTTTCTGTCCGAAGCTGAAGCCCTGCTCGAACAACATGAAATTGCGCGCGTGGCCGCCGACCCTGCCATCTGCAGAGCGGCCGCTCGGCCAGGAGGATGGATTGGCCTCCGCTACTGGCGGCTGCACGGCTCTCCGGTCATGTACCGGTCCAGCTATGGCGACCGGGTGAGTTCCTACGCGGATCGGTTGCTCGCGCACGCCGAAGCGGACGGGCAGACTTGGTGCATCTTCGACAATACAGCGTCCCCGGCGGCAATCAGTGACGCCTTGGCCTTATCGAACGCCGTTGAAAAGATCGCCCGCGCCTCTCGCGGGGGCAGTGTGTGA
- a CDS encoding aldehyde dehydrogenase (NADP(+)), which yields MIDGSILIGREARQRAPKFTGFDATNGDAGPQYFSTAGNEDVADACLLAASAAESFATLSPEARASFLEAVAYEIEAIGDDLIANVMVESGLPRPRLEGERARTINQLRLFASEVRAGLWLDITIDPAMPDRTPPRPDLRRMNVPLGPVAVFGASNFPLAFSVAGGDTASAFAAGCPVVVKGHPAHPATGELVARAIGRAVAACDLHPGIFSYLPGASNELGGALVADPRIKAVGFTGSRAGGLALAAIAATREEPIPVYAEMSAINPVILMPHALNARAEDLARDFVTSLTLGAGQFCTNPGIVIAMDGPDLDRFFAAATGAVTAASPQVMLTAGIHLAFTKGVAALRANPNADLLAVGPAHSTCGSAALFAASAEAFASDASLREEVFGASSVVVRCKDIDAMARAIGGLEGQLTATIHLDPEDEPTASRILPLLQGKAGRILANGWPTGVEVTWAMVHGGPFPATTDGRSTSVGTLAMARFLRPVCYQDIPDELLPVPVKHDNPWKLPRRIDGEREPA from the coding sequence GTGATTGATGGCAGCATTTTAATTGGCAGAGAGGCACGTCAGCGGGCGCCCAAATTCACAGGGTTTGACGCGACGAATGGCGATGCCGGCCCACAATATTTCTCCACTGCGGGGAATGAAGATGTAGCAGACGCGTGCTTGCTAGCCGCAAGCGCGGCGGAAAGCTTTGCCACGCTCAGTCCAGAGGCTCGCGCCAGTTTTCTGGAAGCTGTCGCGTATGAGATTGAAGCCATTGGCGACGATCTGATCGCCAATGTCATGGTCGAAAGCGGATTGCCACGGCCCCGGCTTGAAGGCGAACGGGCGCGCACGATAAACCAGTTGCGCCTTTTCGCGTCGGAAGTCCGCGCCGGTCTCTGGCTCGACATCACGATCGATCCTGCAATGCCTGACCGCACGCCCCCGCGGCCTGATCTGCGCCGCATGAATGTACCACTCGGCCCCGTGGCTGTTTTCGGCGCATCGAATTTCCCTCTCGCTTTTTCTGTTGCGGGGGGCGACACGGCTTCCGCCTTCGCAGCCGGGTGCCCCGTCGTCGTGAAGGGCCACCCGGCCCACCCCGCCACGGGCGAGCTGGTGGCGCGCGCGATCGGCCGTGCGGTCGCCGCCTGCGATCTGCATCCGGGCATTTTCTCCTACCTCCCAGGCGCGAGCAATGAGCTGGGTGGCGCGCTGGTGGCCGATCCGCGCATCAAGGCAGTCGGCTTCACTGGATCGCGCGCGGGGGGACTGGCTCTTGCAGCCATCGCTGCAACGCGGGAAGAACCCATTCCGGTTTATGCGGAAATGAGCGCAATCAACCCTGTCATCCTCATGCCCCATGCGCTGAACGCGCGGGCGGAAGACCTGGCAAGGGACTTTGTAACGTCGTTGACGCTCGGGGCTGGGCAGTTCTGCACCAACCCCGGTATCGTAATCGCCATGGACGGTCCGGACCTCGACCGCTTCTTCGCCGCTGCGACAGGCGCTGTGACAGCGGCTTCGCCTCAAGTGATGCTGACGGCCGGCATCCACCTCGCCTTTACCAAGGGTGTCGCCGCATTGCGCGCCAATCCCAATGCAGATTTGCTCGCTGTCGGTCCCGCACACTCCACCTGCGGCAGCGCAGCGCTGTTTGCCGCCAGTGCGGAAGCTTTCGCCAGCGACGCCTCCCTGCGGGAGGAGGTGTTCGGTGCATCATCAGTGGTGGTCCGCTGCAAGGATATAGACGCGATGGCGCGAGCAATCGGAGGGCTGGAGGGGCAGCTGACGGCCACCATCCACCTCGACCCCGAAGATGAGCCTACCGCCTCCCGGATACTGCCCTTGCTCCAGGGAAAAGCCGGACGGATCCTTGCCAATGGATGGCCAACCGGCGTGGAAGTGACTTGGGCGATGGTTCATGGCGGGCCCTTTCCGGCAACCACAGACGGACGCTCCACCTCCGTCGGCACCCTGGCCATGGCGCGCTTCCTGCGGCCGGTCTGCTATCAGGACATTCCCGACGAGCTGCTGCCTGTACCGGTGAAGCATGACAACCCATGGAAACTTCCTCGCCGGATCGATGGCGAAAGAGAGCCCGCATGA